The bacterium genome contains a region encoding:
- a CDS encoding S1 RNA-binding domain-containing protein, which translates to MATKTKNKQSLASKTGNSTSKSVTMADLLVKHNSSIKNLSLGQRVKGIVIQKLSKSLILDIKGKAEGVVAEKAFVEAREYISKLKVGDEVTAVVLVPEMRDGSTLLSLRDAVSQASWKGVEEAFKNGTEVAVLAKSSTSSGVSVDVNGISGFVPTSQLSKELTADIDKLVGKYFKAKVIEVDRQKNKLVLSEREVTNAKDIAEAKKILSSIKDGDLFDAVVTTVANFGVFAKINFSKSEIEGLVHVSEISWGKVAHPSDVLKIGDKIKVKVIGTKDGKLALSIKNATKDPWMEADKKFKTEDRLSGKVTKVTDFGIFVELEPGIEGLVHMTKIAPGRKFSVGDEVKVYIEEIDTKSRKIALGLVLTSIPVGYK; encoded by the coding sequence TTGGCAACAAAAACAAAAAATAAGCAAAGCTTGGCCAGCAAGACTGGCAATTCGACATCTAAATCAGTCACAATGGCTGATTTGTTGGTTAAACATAACTCTTCTATTAAAAATCTTTCACTTGGACAAAGGGTAAAAGGTATTGTTATTCAGAAACTTTCAAAATCGCTAATTCTAGATATTAAAGGAAAGGCAGAAGGTGTGGTTGCTGAAAAGGCATTTGTTGAAGCTCGCGAGTATATTTCAAAGTTAAAGGTGGGGGATGAAGTAACAGCAGTAGTTTTGGTTCCAGAAATGAGAGATGGTTCAACCTTACTATCTTTACGTGACGCTGTTTCCCAAGCCTCATGGAAAGGTGTTGAAGAAGCCTTTAAAAATGGTACGGAAGTTGCAGTATTGGCAAAATCCTCAACCTCTTCAGGTGTTTCAGTTGATGTCAATGGAATTAGTGGTTTTGTTCCAACCTCACAACTTTCAAAAGAATTAACCGCTGATATTGATAAACTAGTTGGTAAATATTTTAAGGCTAAAGTTATCGAAGTAGATAGACAAAAAAATAAGTTAGTTCTTTCTGAAAGAGAAGTAACGAATGCAAAAGATATTGCAGAAGCCAAGAAAATATTATCTTCCATCAAAGACGGAGATTTGTTCGATGCAGTGGTTACCACGGTTGCAAATTTTGGAGTGTTTGCAAAAATCAATTTTAGTAAATCAGAGATAGAGGGTTTGGTTCACGTTTCAGAAATATCTTGGGGCAAAGTAGCCCATCCTTCAGATGTGTTAAAAATTGGAGACAAAATAAAAGTAAAGGTAATTGGTACCAAAGATGGAAAACTTGCACTTTCTATTAAAAATGCAACCAAAGATCCATGGATGGAAGCTGATAAAAAGTTTAAAACAGAAGATAGACTTTCTGGAAAAGTAACAAAAGTTACAGACTTTGGTATTTTTGTTGAGTTAGAGCCTGGCATTGAAGGCCTTGTTCATATGACAAAAATTGCCCCAGGAAGAAAGTTTTCAGTGGGTGATGAAGTAAAAGTTTATATAGAAGAAATTGATACAAAGTCAAGAAAAATTGCGCTAGGTTTGGTCTTAACTTCAATTCCTGTAGGCTACAAGTAA
- the radA gene encoding DNA repair protein RadA — MSNTSIFVCQQCGNEFSKWLGKCTVCNSWNSLVESARITGKSKSKKASSKLSEPQVMKLTDIKTSQMQRISTNIPELDRVLGGGLVAGQMVLVAGTPGIGKSTILLQLANNLKKTIYVSGEESATQVAIRAERLGIKNKNIDFLENTDVDSVIDQLSKSKDGLSAVIIDSIQTMSTSDLSGMAGSVGQVRESAARLLRFAKENNIPMIIVGHVTKEGTVAGPSTLAHIVDTVLWFEGEKTSSLRLLRSVKNRFGATDEVGIFQMEDKGLKSLNDPEKLFLERSKTAVAGSVVSILAEGSRSILVEIQSLVVPTKMAFPRRVAQGIDSKRLEMLLAVLFRRANVPTYDMDVFVNIAGGIKANDTSMDLAICLSIASAFFDKALPINFLAVGEVGLLGEIRPVQSQDKRIKDAKRLGFKNTVTSTDFKYLFQVIKSYLK; from the coding sequence ATGTCTAATACTTCTATTTTTGTTTGCCAACAATGTGGTAATGAGTTTTCAAAGTGGTTGGGAAAATGTACTGTTTGTAATTCATGGAATAGTTTGGTTGAATCTGCAAGAATTACAGGAAAATCAAAGTCAAAGAAGGCTTCCTCAAAGCTTAGTGAGCCACAAGTTATGAAACTGACTGATATAAAAACCAGTCAGATGCAAAGAATTTCAACAAATATACCTGAACTTGATAGGGTCTTGGGTGGTGGTCTGGTTGCGGGCCAGATGGTATTGGTTGCTGGAACCCCAGGTATTGGAAAATCAACAATTTTACTTCAACTTGCAAATAATTTAAAAAAAACAATTTATGTTTCAGGAGAAGAATCTGCAACTCAGGTTGCAATTAGGGCAGAGAGATTGGGGATAAAAAACAAAAACATAGACTTTTTGGAAAACACTGATGTTGATAGTGTTATTGATCAACTTTCAAAATCAAAGGATGGTTTGTCTGCTGTTATAATCGACTCTATTCAAACGATGTCCACGTCTGACCTTTCTGGTATGGCTGGTTCTGTGGGTCAGGTTAGGGAAAGTGCAGCAAGACTATTAAGGTTTGCCAAAGAAAACAACATTCCCATGATCATAGTTGGTCATGTAACCAAAGAGGGGACTGTTGCAGGGCCATCAACACTTGCACACATTGTGGACACAGTATTATGGTTTGAGGGCGAAAAGACGTCAAGCTTGAGGTTACTAAGGTCTGTAAAAAATAGGTTTGGGGCCACAGACGAGGTTGGAATATTTCAAATGGAAGACAAGGGGCTTAAGTCTTTAAACGACCCAGAGAAATTATTCTTAGAAAGAAGTAAAACTGCTGTGGCTGGTTCAGTAGTCTCGATCCTGGCTGAGGGTTCAAGGTCTATCCTAGTAGAAATACAATCATTAGTTGTTCCCACAAAAATGGCCTTTCCAAGAAGAGTTGCACAAGGTATTGACTCAAAGCGACTTGAGATGTTGTTGGCAGTTCTTTTTAGACGTGCAAACGTTCCAACATATGATATGGATGTTTTTGTAAACATTGCAGGTGGCATAAAAGCCAATGATACATCTATGGATCTTGCTATTTGTCTGTCAATTGCTAGTGCATTTTTTGATAAAGCACTTCCTATCAATTTTCTTGCAGTTGGTGAAGTTGGTCTCTTGGGAGAAATTAGGCCAGTACAATCACAGGATAAAAGAATAAAGGATGCAAAAAGATTAGGATTCAAAAATACAGTAACCTCAACAGACTTCAAATACCTCTTCCAAGTTATAAAATCATACTTAAAATAA
- a CDS encoding sortase: MRSNGLIYSSEWGKNSGQVYISISKFGRFLYRATNVIGGGLLGFAVIGITFSFYPVIKEEFSYRFKTDTESSRFGNMLSQITAENSAIIKEEANNLGIDPYFSVHIPKINAKANVISNVDPGKKEEYMEALQDGIAHAKGTYFPGQDKSIYLFSHSTDSFLNFARYNAVFYLLGKLEKGDIIEIYFLDKKYEYEVTEKVITKPEDISWLQREGRGEELILQTCDPPGTTWNRLVVVAVPVK; this comes from the coding sequence ATGAGATCAAACGGTTTAATTTACAGTAGTGAGTGGGGCAAAAATTCAGGCCAAGTTTATATATCCATAAGTAAGTTTGGTAGGTTCTTGTATCGTGCCACAAACGTTATAGGAGGAGGATTGCTCGGATTTGCAGTTATTGGAATTACTTTTAGTTTTTACCCTGTAATTAAAGAGGAGTTTTCATATAGATTTAAAACAGATACAGAATCAAGCAGGTTTGGTAACATGCTTTCACAAATAACAGCAGAAAACAGCGCAATAATAAAAGAAGAAGCTAACAATTTAGGTATTGACCCATATTTTTCAGTTCATATTCCAAAAATTAATGCTAAGGCAAATGTTATTTCAAATGTTGACCCTGGTAAAAAGGAAGAATACATGGAAGCTCTACAAGATGGAATAGCCCACGCTAAGGGAACGTATTTCCCAGGTCAAGATAAAAGTATTTATTTATTTTCTCACTCAACAGATTCATTTTTAAATTTTGCTAGATATAATGCAGTCTTTTATCTTCTAGGTAAGCTTGAAAAGGGAGATATTATAGAAATTTACTTTTTAGATAAAAAATATGAATATGAAGTTACAGAAAAAGTAATTACTAAACCAGAAGATATTTCGTGGCTACAAAGAGAGGGGAGAGGTGAGGAATTGATTTTACAAACTTGTGACCCCCCTGGGACAACATGGAATAGATTGGTAGTAGTAGCCGTGCCAGTAAAGTAA
- the rho gene encoding transcription termination factor Rho has product MQNDEPVRTSDSVGKTYERRIPDADLPTEYVEGVLDIAHEGSGLLRPKNFTGSNNDIYISSSQIRRFNLRVGDKVGGQARRPKENERYWGLLKVEKVNDIETEEFLKKTRANFDELMVIYPDEQLKMSTSEDILTTRMVDLVAPVGFGQRALVVSPPKAGKTWLVKDLITGIAENYKERVHLMAVLIGERPEEVTDILRHLQKVTDGKGEIAASNFDEAPADQTRVGELALERAKRLVEEGRDVVILLDSITRMARAYNLALPTSGRTLTGGFDPVALYPAKKFFGAARKIEGAGSLTIIGTCLIETGSRMDDLVYEEFKGTGNMELHLTRKLAEKRVYPAIDVSKSGTRQDELLFGKDKLVKVNTLRRMIDMLNEDERTETLLGKLAKSKDNDKFLDSLKTA; this is encoded by the coding sequence ATGCAAAACGACGAGCCAGTACGAACATCCGATTCAGTCGGGAAGACATACGAAAGACGTATTCCTGATGCAGATCTCCCAACAGAGTATGTTGAGGGCGTTTTAGATATAGCCCATGAGGGTAGTGGTTTATTGCGTCCAAAAAACTTCACAGGCAGTAATAATGATATTTACATTTCAAGCTCACAAATTAGAAGATTTAATCTTCGTGTGGGGGATAAAGTGGGTGGCCAGGCCAGAAGACCAAAGGAAAATGAAAGATATTGGGGACTACTTAAAGTTGAAAAAGTCAATGATATAGAAACTGAGGAATTTTTGAAAAAAACTAGGGCCAACTTTGATGAGTTGATGGTTATTTACCCAGATGAACAGCTTAAAATGTCAACATCTGAAGATATTTTAACAACTCGTATGGTTGATTTGGTGGCCCCTGTAGGTTTTGGCCAAAGAGCTTTAGTTGTTTCTCCTCCAAAAGCTGGAAAAACTTGGCTTGTTAAGGATTTGATTACAGGAATTGCTGAGAATTATAAAGAGAGAGTTCACTTAATGGCAGTTTTAATAGGTGAGAGACCAGAAGAAGTAACTGATATACTACGTCATTTGCAAAAAGTGACAGATGGTAAAGGAGAAATAGCCGCAAGTAATTTTGACGAGGCTCCAGCTGACCAAACAAGAGTAGGAGAACTAGCTTTAGAAAGAGCAAAGAGACTGGTTGAAGAAGGCCGTGATGTAGTAATTCTTCTCGATTCTATTACAAGAATGGCTAGAGCATATAACTTGGCACTTCCTACGTCGGGTAGGACATTAACAGGTGGTTTTGACCCAGTGGCGCTATACCCAGCCAAAAAATTCTTTGGGGCTGCCAGAAAGATTGAAGGTGCTGGAAGTCTGACAATTATCGGAACTTGCTTGATTGAAACAGGTTCTAGGATGGATGACTTAGTCTATGAGGAGTTTAAGGGTACAGGAAATATGGAGCTTCACTTGACCAGAAAATTAGCAGAAAAGAGGGTCTACCCTGCAATTGATGTTAGTAAGTCAGGCACGAGACAGGATGAACTTCTCTTTGGGAAAGACAAGTTGGTCAAGGTAAATACACTTCGCAGAATGATTGATATGTTAAATGAAGATGAGAGAACAGAAACACTTCTAGGCAAACTTGCAAAATCAAAAGACAACGATAAATTTTTAGACTCCTTAAAGACTGCATAA
- a CDS encoding peptidoglycan DD-metalloendopeptidase family protein — translation MEEILAFVDELKLFFADLGNYLGKKLHISFLRFEESKSSFVTALYKQRGKMARQLIHTGMAGLAGVGMMIAPVIAQEFPGTSVNPWEVESTPQVLSATTETGAIETLVSEKVRDGIKEYKVEEGDTVASISKKFGVDAETIRWQNNISGDKIKIGQIIQILPVSGIAHKVNKGDTVYSIAKKYDSAAQAIVDFPFNTFSNDETFELAIGQTVIVPDGVKPQEIITNPRIRQLTPDAGSVVASGSFVWPTNGTISQNYAWYHPAIDIANRASPNILAADSGRVTYAGCLAYGYGCHVKIDHGNGFTTLYAHFSQLFVSVGQSVSRGSAIGKMGSTGRSTGIHLHFEVMKNGVKLNPLTVLR, via the coding sequence ATGGAAGAAATACTTGCGTTTGTTGATGAGTTAAAGCTTTTTTTTGCCGACCTTGGTAACTATCTAGGCAAAAAACTTCATATATCATTTTTACGGTTTGAAGAAAGCAAGTCATCTTTTGTTACAGCCCTTTATAAGCAAAGGGGTAAAATGGCAAGACAACTGATACATACGGGAATGGCTGGTCTAGCTGGAGTTGGTATGATGATTGCTCCAGTTATTGCACAAGAGTTCCCTGGAACTTCTGTTAATCCTTGGGAAGTTGAGTCAACACCTCAAGTATTGTCTGCTACCACAGAGACGGGAGCTATTGAAACATTAGTTTCTGAGAAGGTAAGAGATGGAATTAAGGAATATAAAGTTGAAGAGGGTGATACCGTTGCATCAATATCTAAGAAGTTTGGTGTTGATGCAGAAACTATTAGGTGGCAGAATAATATATCGGGAGATAAAATAAAAATAGGACAAATCATCCAAATTCTTCCAGTTTCAGGGATTGCCCACAAAGTTAATAAGGGTGACACTGTTTATTCAATTGCTAAAAAATATGACTCTGCAGCTCAGGCCATTGTAGATTTTCCATTTAATACATTTAGTAACGACGAAACATTTGAATTAGCCATTGGACAGACTGTAATAGTTCCAGATGGAGTTAAACCACAGGAGATAATAACAAATCCAAGGATAAGACAATTAACTCCTGATGCGGGATCGGTTGTTGCCTCTGGAAGCTTTGTATGGCCAACAAACGGAACAATCTCTCAAAACTATGCTTGGTACCATCCAGCAATTGATATCGCCAATAGAGCATCACCAAACATTTTAGCTGCAGATTCAGGAAGGGTTACCTATGCAGGATGTTTGGCCTATGGTTATGGTTGTCACGTCAAAATTGACCATGGCAATGGATTTACCACACTCTATGCCCACTTCTCACAATTATTTGTATCTGTCGGCCAGTCTGTTTCAAGGGGTAGTGCAATTGGTAAGATGGGTTCAACTGGAAGATCAACAGGAATACATCTTCATTTTGAGGTTATGAAAAATGGAGTTAAACTAAACCCATTGACAGTCTTAAGATAA
- a CDS encoding SIMPL domain-containing protein, which produces MESAFFPWKKYLGYTLAVLLLIFVYSWITSPMIVSVTGSGEVTAVAETATMTFTLSVNSDSPQNALALVKNLATSIKQNLATSGIPESSLYESQATVVPASAVTVGATGFQAVISMGLKTNQINNLDAITNSLYSQGASIVSQPILTVGNIEELEKDAYNLAIKNAKKKAGSIALSNLKPIRKIVLIEQSQTQPSSTVTTKADIASQVEMNISPDDGLIKISKVVSVSYKMW; this is translated from the coding sequence ATGGAATCTGCCTTTTTTCCTTGGAAAAAGTATTTAGGTTATACTTTAGCAGTTTTACTTCTTATTTTTGTATATTCCTGGATTACTTCACCTATGATTGTGTCTGTTACAGGTTCTGGAGAAGTTACAGCTGTTGCTGAAACTGCAACAATGACTTTTACTCTTTCAGTAAACTCCGATAGCCCTCAAAACGCATTAGCATTAGTCAAAAATTTGGCAACATCCATTAAACAGAATCTGGCAACTAGTGGAATACCAGAAAGCAGTTTGTATGAGTCGCAAGCCACCGTAGTTCCAGCCTCTGCGGTGACAGTTGGGGCTACGGGTTTTCAGGCAGTTATATCAATGGGATTAAAAACAAACCAGATAAATAATCTTGATGCAATCACAAATAGTTTGTATTCTCAAGGTGCTTCAATTGTGTCGCAGCCAATATTAACAGTAGGGAACATTGAAGAGTTGGAAAAAGATGCATACAATTTGGCAATTAAAAATGCCAAGAAAAAAGCTGGTTCAATTGCATTATCCAACCTAAAACCTATTAGAAAGATTGTTTTAATAGAACAATCCCAGACCCAGCCATCTTCAACTGTTACAACTAAAGCAGATATTGCATCTCAAGTTGAAATGAATATCTCTCCAGATGACGGTCTTATCAAAATCTCCAAGGTTGTTTCAGTTAGTTATAAAATGTGGTGA
- a CDS encoding tetratricopeptide repeat protein translates to MKYLDNIKSSLTAIEKYTIYISLFLFPLLFFPFFENAFELPKLLLGVLSVVILVLLKITKSIIKGSVEFNSSKLDFAVIVFMVAILLSGLFSSANKVDAFLLPGTASFVLIAGIYYFLINQISKKDKNNLVNVILASGLTVSTIQIASFLGITNLIPQLPEVIKLQFFNPLGSTLNLIVFLIALLPILIKKAFNKTDISEKILSLIVSVVFLISISTSIYLILPNRQTTPKILDFKTGWSVAIDSLKISPLLGSGPGNYLQAFNQFRPVAFNLSPNWNLKYTQSTSSLLTLFTETGILGFVTLLTLMYLAFRKPEFENSLFVSLAILSLGFISLPLSMSILPLLFLFLALSAEVKDGKVAFFVKRYAIVLLVTPIIFILIGASYLFGRAYYAELLFNKTIKEIGNSQGVMAFELINKAVKINPYSDKYHQLSAGINLALAENIARKEDLTDQDKETISQLIQQSIVEGKAAVSIGPNKSSNWDALSNIYQTIISFAQGADTFAIQTLTQAISLDPTNPILRIRLGGLYHSLGDYERAIEVFKLAVLAKPDYANSYYNLAISYKEAGQTEKARENIQIVLNLLGKDDLNYETALKELEKIESLTQPESLPEPIIEPQVELPPQE, encoded by the coding sequence ATGAAATATTTAGACAATATTAAATCCAGCTTAACAGCTATTGAAAAATACACTATATATATAAGTTTGTTTTTGTTTCCCCTATTGTTCTTTCCATTTTTTGAAAATGCGTTTGAACTACCTAAATTATTATTAGGAGTGTTGTCTGTAGTAATTTTAGTGCTTTTAAAAATTACTAAGTCAATTATCAAGGGAAGTGTTGAATTTAACTCCAGCAAGCTTGATTTTGCAGTTATAGTTTTTATGGTAGCTATCCTACTTTCAGGTCTATTCTCTAGCGCAAATAAAGTTGATGCATTTCTTTTGCCCGGTACTGCAAGTTTTGTATTAATTGCAGGTATCTACTACTTTTTGATAAACCAAATTAGTAAAAAGGATAAAAACAATTTAGTAAATGTTATTTTGGCATCTGGTTTGACGGTATCAACAATTCAAATTGCCTCATTTTTAGGTATAACCAACCTAATTCCACAACTACCAGAGGTTATTAAATTACAATTTTTTAACCCCCTAGGTAGTACCTTGAACTTAATTGTCTTTTTAATAGCTTTACTTCCTATATTGATCAAGAAAGCTTTTAACAAAACTGACATTTCAGAAAAGATTCTTTCACTAATTGTATCTGTTGTCTTTTTGATTAGTATTTCTACTTCAATTTATTTAATTTTGCCAAATAGACAAACTACTCCTAAAATACTAGATTTTAAAACTGGTTGGTCAGTAGCAATCGATTCATTAAAAATAAGTCCCCTCTTAGGTTCTGGGCCAGGAAACTACTTACAAGCATTTAATCAATTTAGACCCGTTGCGTTTAACTTGAGTCCAAACTGGAATTTAAAATATACCCAGAGTACAAGTTCATTACTAACTTTATTTACTGAAACAGGTATTTTAGGTTTTGTTACTCTTTTAACCTTAATGTATCTTGCATTTAGAAAACCTGAGTTTGAAAATTCATTATTTGTATCACTTGCAATTCTTTCACTTGGTTTTATTAGTCTTCCCCTATCTATGTCAATCTTACCTCTTTTATTTTTATTTCTTGCATTAAGTGCAGAGGTTAAAGATGGTAAAGTTGCTTTCTTTGTAAAAAGATATGCAATTGTTTTATTGGTTACCCCTATTATTTTCATTTTAATTGGGGCTAGTTATCTATTTGGACGTGCATATTATGCAGAACTATTATTTAACAAGACTATTAAAGAAATTGGTAACAGCCAAGGAGTTATGGCCTTTGAATTGATTAACAAGGCTGTTAAGATAAACCCATATTCAGACAAATATCACCAGCTGTCAGCAGGAATTAACTTGGCTTTAGCTGAAAATATAGCTAGAAAAGAAGATTTAACAGACCAAGACAAAGAAACAATATCACAATTAATTCAACAATCAATTGTTGAAGGTAAGGCTGCTGTTTCTATTGGTCCTAATAAATCCTCAAACTGGGATGCTCTCTCAAATATCTATCAGACAATAATTTCGTTTGCACAAGGTGCTGACACTTTTGCAATCCAAACTCTTACACAAGCAATTTCACTTGACCCAACTAACCCAATATTAAGAATTAGATTGGGCGGACTTTACCACTCTCTTGGTGACTACGAAAGAGCTATTGAAGTTTTTAAGTTGGCAGTTCTTGCAAAACCAGATTATGCTAATTCATATTACAACTTGGCAATTTCATATAAAGAGGCAGGGCAAACAGAAAAAGCAAGGGAAAATATACAAATAGTCTTAAATCTATTGGGCAAAGATGATCTAAACTACGAAACAGCACTAAAAGAACTGGAAAAAATAGAGTCTTTGACACAACCTGAATCTCTACCTGAACCAATTATAGAGCCTCAAGTTGAGTTACCCCCACAAGAGTAA
- a CDS encoding ATP-binding protein — MIKNTEVLDTNKIYMTRDRYIDLIRPFIGKNIVKVITGQRRVGKSYLMLEIIDVIKNNNKKANIIYINKESYEFDKIKNYHDLIKYITPLKKIGMNYLFIDEVQEIENFEKAIRSFFSSKKFDIFLTGSNSQMLSSDIAGKLSGRFIEFRVHPLSYSEFLKFHKLENDNPSLEKYIKYGGLPYLINLELNDDQVYGYLKGVYDTVILKDVVKRYAIRNINFLNRLIEYLSDNLGSIVSAKKISDFLKSQNINLSPNTVLNYLSSITGSYFINKTQRIDIVGKKIFEIGEKYYFEDLGLKHVVSNFKQTDINKILENLVYSKLIELGYVVYVGQLGKTEVDFVGEHSGKRVYVQVTYLLSSQKVRAREFGNLLSIKDNYPKFVVSMDSMASGNTDGIKHLSISDFLLLKSF, encoded by the coding sequence ATGATAAAAAATACAGAAGTTTTAGATACAAATAAAATATATATGACTAGAGATAGGTATATTGACTTAATAAGGCCGTTTATTGGTAAAAATATCGTCAAAGTTATTACTGGCCAAAGAAGGGTTGGGAAAAGTTATTTAATGCTTGAAATAATTGATGTTATTAAAAATAATAACAAAAAGGCAAATATCATCTATATAAACAAAGAAAGCTATGAATTTGACAAGATTAAAAATTATCACGATCTTATTAAATATATTACCCCTCTAAAAAAGATAGGTATGAATTATCTGTTTATTGATGAGGTACAAGAAATAGAAAATTTTGAAAAAGCGATTAGAAGCTTTTTTTCAAGCAAAAAGTTTGACATATTTTTAACAGGCAGTAACAGCCAAATGTTATCATCTGATATCGCAGGCAAACTTTCAGGGAGATTTATTGAATTTCGAGTCCATCCCTTGTCTTACAGTGAATTTTTGAAGTTTCATAAGCTGGAAAATGACAACCCATCTTTGGAAAAATATATAAAATATGGCGGACTCCCCTATCTAATTAATTTGGAGCTAAATGACGACCAAGTTTATGGCTACTTAAAGGGTGTTTATGACACTGTAATCTTAAAAGATGTTGTTAAAAGGTATGCAATTCGAAATATCAATTTCTTAAATAGATTAATTGAATACTTGTCAGATAATTTAGGCTCTATTGTATCTGCCAAAAAGATTAGCGACTTTTTAAAATCTCAAAATATCAATCTATCGCCAAATACTGTATTAAATTATCTATCGTCTATAACAGGAAGCTATTTTATAAATAAAACACAGCGAATCGATATTGTAGGCAAAAAAATATTTGAGATTGGCGAAAAATATTATTTTGAAGACTTAGGTTTAAAACATGTTGTCTCAAATTTTAAGCAAACCGATATTAACAAGATTCTTGAAAATTTGGTCTATTCAAAACTTATCGAATTAGGATATGTTGTTTACGTTGGTCAATTAGGAAAAACAGAAGTTGATTTTGTCGGAGAGCATTCAGGAAAAAGGGTTTATGTTCAAGTGACATATTTATTGTCCTCTCAAAAAGTCAGGGCAAGAGAATTTGGTAATTTACTGAGCATCAAGGATAATTATCCTAAATTTGTAGTATCAATGGATAGTATGGCAAGTGGAAACACAGATGGAATTAAGCATTTAAGCATCTCTGATTTTTTACTTTTGAAAAGTTTTTAA
- a CDS encoding ATP-binding protein, protein MYLYTRHISRNLNQTLKNNKSILLLGPRQVGKSTLIREVLSKKHHFDSILLQNPALRIIYEKEPARLIQEYELANTADIIYIDEIQKVPALFDSIQYLIDEHHKKFILTGSSARKLRRSHANLLPGRLILQHLDPLMWGELGITIKNYIPEIGLPNIITKDNNFSLNDCMVYGSLPEVVSIPAPQRKQLLHSYSTIYLEEEIRAEAISRNLGLFSSFLQLAAYESGGNPNFTSLSNQTGISVITVKEYYQILLDTLIIHQLPPFIKNARKRIVKTPKYYFFDIGVKNAVADIPLEANLTNIDRGSLFEHFVILEMFRRQNLKGDFKLYYWRTQSGLEVDLIIETNNKVIPIEIKSGKNIGLKDLSGLNTFLDDNKLEKGYVITTDQKPYKLSDRITVIPWTYL, encoded by the coding sequence ATGTATTTATATACTAGGCATATTTCAAGGAATCTAAATCAGACACTAAAAAACAACAAATCTATTTTGTTGCTTGGACCCCGTCAGGTTGGAAAATCGACATTAATAAGAGAAGTCTTGTCCAAAAAACATCATTTCGACTCAATCCTCCTCCAAAATCCGGCCTTAAGAATCATTTACGAAAAGGAACCAGCCAGACTTATTCAGGAATATGAATTAGCTAACACTGCTGATATTATTTATATTGATGAGATTCAAAAAGTTCCTGCACTTTTTGATAGTATCCAATATCTAATTGATGAACATCATAAAAAATTTATATTAACTGGATCCTCTGCACGAAAATTGAGAAGGTCGCATGCAAACCTTCTGCCGGGAAGGTTAATCCTTCAACATCTTGACCCACTTATGTGGGGAGAGCTTGGCATAACTATCAAAAATTATATTCCAGAAATAGGATTGCCAAATATTATTACGAAAGATAATAATTTCAGCCTTAATGACTGCATGGTTTATGGTTCTCTTCCTGAGGTTGTTTCTATCCCCGCTCCTCAAAGAAAACAATTACTCCATAGTTATTCAACAATTTACTTAGAAGAAGAAATTAGAGCTGAAGCCATAAGTAGAAATCTAGGTTTATTTAGCTCATTTTTACAACTTGCAGCATATGAATCAGGAGGTAACCCTAATTTTACTTCACTTTCAAACCAAACAGGGATATCAGTAATTACTGTTAAAGAATATTATCAAATATTATTAGATACTCTCATAATTCATCAATTACCTCCATTTATTAAAAATGCAAGAAAAAGAATTGTCAAAACGCCGAAATATTATTTCTTTGACATAGGTGTAAAAAATGCAGTTGCCGATATTCCACTTGAAGCAAATTTAACCAATATTGACAGAGGTTCATTATTTGAACATTTTGTAATTTTAGAAATGTTTAGAAGGCAAAATTTAAAAGGTGATTTTAAATTATATTATTGGAGAACACAAAGTGGTCTTGAGGTAGATTTAATCATTGAGACTAATAACAAAGTTATTCCTATAGAAATTAAGTCAGGTAAAAACATCGGATTAAAAGATTTATCTGGTCTTAATACTTTTTTAGATGATAACAAACTAGAAAAAGGATATGTTATTACAACGGATCAAAAACCATACAAATTAAGTGATCGTATTACTGTAATTCCTTGGACATATCTTTAA